In a genomic window of Scyliorhinus torazame isolate Kashiwa2021f chromosome 5, sScyTor2.1, whole genome shotgun sequence:
- the LOC140418630 gene encoding uncharacterized protein — protein sequence MEGKSIVHSGEKPYMCCVCGRGFTRSSDLTSHKWSHTEEKPWKCADCGKGFTSPSKLEIHRRSHTGERPFTCSKCGKGFTHSSNLQIHQRVHTGERPFTCSKCGKEFTQSSHLLRHQRVHTGERPFQCPDCGKRYKSSWELMFHQRVHTDEKPFRCSDCGTAFKQSSHLTEHQRVHTGERPFACSKCGKGFTRSSNLQTHQRVHTGQRPFICSGGKGFTTSSTC from the coding sequence atggaaggaaaaagcatagtccacagtggggagaaaccgtacatgtgttgtgtgtgtggacgaggattcactcgatcatcagacctcacaagccacaaatggagTCACacggaggagaaaccgtggaaatgtgcggactgtgggaaaggatttacttccccatccaagctggaaattcatcgacgcagtcacactggggagagaccattcacctgctccaagtgtgggaagggattcactcactcatccaacctgcagatacaccagcgagttcacactggggagagaccattcacctgctccaagtgtgggaaggaattcactcagtcatcccacctgctgagacaccagcgtgttcacactggagagagaccattccaatgtccagactgcggaaaGCGCTATAAAAGTTCTTGGGAACTGAtgttccatcaacgtgttcacactgacgagaaaccgttcaggtgctctgacTGCGGGACTGCGTTCAAacaatcatctcacctcactgaacatcagcgagttcacactggggagagaccattcgcctgctccaagtgtgggaagggattcactcgatcatccaacctgcagacacaccagcgggttcacactgggcagagaccattcatctgctcaggtgggaagggattcaccacttcatccacctgctga